Proteins co-encoded in one Bremerella sp. TYQ1 genomic window:
- a CDS encoding prenyltransferase/squalene oxidase repeat-containing protein: MLSYHEQLTLRLAAGIGELDEPTRLRHTQFLLAKQQPDGGFAGREGASDLYYTSFGLRSLAILGQLHGEVAERAATFLQTKLTGHESVVDFLSLIYSAKLLESAAGIDIFAHAAEDWQRSVADTLHTLRRKDGGYAKGPEGMASSTYHTFLVLLCLQLIEQPIPQPESMVTFLLSQEAEDGGFREIRASKRAGTNPTAAAIGALRILDSLTEDIIEGTLDFLAEMQNDEGGLRANTRIPIADVLSTFTGMLTLTDLDALHEIEQEDALKYVRSLEQESGGFFGAAWDEVADVEYTFYGLGSLALLNSPPDFTLE; encoded by the coding sequence ATGCTTTCCTACCACGAACAACTCACGCTTCGACTTGCGGCCGGGATCGGTGAGCTTGACGAACCGACGCGTTTGCGTCACACGCAGTTCCTCCTTGCCAAGCAGCAGCCAGACGGCGGTTTCGCTGGCCGCGAAGGAGCAAGCGATCTTTACTACACCAGCTTCGGCCTCCGCAGCTTGGCCATCCTGGGGCAACTGCATGGCGAAGTCGCCGAGCGTGCAGCCACGTTCCTGCAGACCAAGCTGACAGGACACGAATCGGTTGTCGACTTCCTTTCGCTGATCTACAGCGCCAAGCTACTCGAATCGGCTGCCGGCATCGACATCTTCGCTCACGCCGCCGAAGACTGGCAACGAAGTGTCGCCGACACGCTGCATACGTTGCGGCGAAAAGATGGTGGCTATGCCAAAGGCCCCGAAGGAATGGCCAGCAGCACCTATCACACGTTTCTTGTGCTACTTTGCCTGCAGTTGATCGAACAACCGATCCCGCAGCCTGAGTCGATGGTGACGTTTCTGCTGTCGCAAGAGGCAGAAGATGGCGGCTTTCGCGAGATCCGCGCCAGTAAACGAGCCGGCACCAATCCGACCGCCGCCGCGATTGGCGCGCTGCGTATCCTCGATAGCCTGACCGAAGACATCATCGAAGGCACCCTCGACTTTTTGGCCGAGATGCAGAACGATGAAGGAGGCCTGCGCGCGAACACGCGTATCCCCATTGCCGACGTGCTCAGTACGTTCACCGGCATGCTGACGCTGACCGATCTCGACGCGCTGCATGAAATCGAACAAGAAGATGCCCTGAAGTACGTTCGCAGTTTAGAACAAGAGAGCGGTGGCTTTTTCGGCGCCGCATGGGACGAGGTTGCAGACGTGGAATACACGTTTTATGGTTTGGGAAGCCTCGCCCTGTTGAACTCACCCCCGGACTTCACCTTGGAATGA
- a CDS encoding ABC transporter ATP-binding protein produces the protein MADLVIERLAKEYPTRAESLKVLQEISLSLSQGESAAILGPSGCGKSTLLYCIGTLEAPTSGSVTLDGQDPFALSETELARFRSENIGFIFQDHHLLPQLSVLENVLVPTLAEGKSTPQQIERAKMLIDRVGLSQRIEHRSAELSGGERQRVAVARSLIHQPKLLLADEPTGNLDKTNAESVGNLLLELQKEEGSILIVVTHSQELATIFQQQFQLDDGKLQGQPPVAQS, from the coding sequence ATGGCCGACCTGGTAATCGAGCGTTTGGCGAAGGAGTACCCGACTCGGGCCGAGTCGCTGAAAGTCCTGCAAGAGATCTCCCTCTCGCTTTCCCAAGGCGAAAGCGCCGCCATCCTGGGCCCCAGCGGCTGTGGCAAAAGCACGCTGCTTTACTGCATCGGTACGCTCGAAGCCCCCACGTCTGGAAGCGTTACCCTGGACGGCCAAGATCCTTTCGCCCTCAGCGAAACCGAACTGGCCCGCTTTCGTAGCGAGAACATCGGTTTCATCTTTCAAGATCACCACTTGTTGCCGCAGCTTTCCGTGCTGGAAAACGTCCTCGTTCCGACGCTCGCCGAAGGCAAATCGACACCCCAGCAGATCGAGCGAGCCAAGATGCTGATCGACCGTGTCGGGCTATCGCAGCGGATCGAACATCGTTCGGCCGAACTCTCCGGCGGCGAACGACAACGCGTTGCCGTCGCGCGCAGCTTGATCCACCAACCCAAGCTTCTGCTGGCCGACGAACCGACCGGCAACCTCGACAAAACGAACGCCGAGTCGGTTGGCAATCTGCTGTTGGAACTGCAAAAAGAGGAAGGGTCGATTCTGATTGTTGTGACGCACAGTCAGGAACTCGCGACCATCTTCCAGCAGCAGTTCCAGCTGGACGACGGCAAACTGCAAGGCCAACCGCCGGTCGCTCAATCGTAA
- a CDS encoding ABC transporter permease → MNRWRLVLRSAQQFWQTNLAVLLGVAAATAVLTGALIIGDSVRGSLRDLALSRLGSIQEILLADRFFRPNVAEQIAQQNENATTVPIVLMQGTLQTVGGSPDDPTRVAGNLAVLGIEETFWQLGDVPGWTPTPIGDEEIILNQPLADELGVKQGDQVTLRLPGGNDVPADSPLGRKTAETQSLPRLTVKAIIPAEGLGRFGMHPTQQLPMNAYASKAALQDALEQDDRVNAVLVSHPEGQTLDLSKLFLTLADYNFELTQVEQTFQPEDGQQQTIFDYWQLTSSRMIFSNTAADAVENDFRGDAHPTFTYLATSIGKGELPSGDDTDAIPYSTVTALQASDLDYPLLDLDGNRIDQIGPDEVVLNSWTANQLDAKVGDTIYLKYFEPESSHGEAKETGQTFRLVAITPLTEPDQPFRRRRPPVFETAPTTANDPDYTPVVEGITDQDSIDDWDPPFPYDNSRIDGDDDAYWENYRTTPKAFIALQTGQKLWGSRFGDVTSFRFPAKKYTDEHALQSKIEDALAPHRQQLGFQLLTVRQDALRAAAGTTPFNVLFMGFSMFIIASALMLVSLLFRLGLEQRSQQIGLLQAVGLTRQTTQGLLMREAGLVALLGSIAGVIIGIGYAWLMLAGLRTWWLGAVVTPFLFLHLDNPSSLLIGLVSGSLVCWLTIYFGMRGLKKLSVRGLLQGSTTDTQQTFGKRGRWALLTGFFCGIAAVGLSILATSLGGEAQAGAFFGSGAMVLSACLLLLWHAMRSGFGSASESSFSLGQLAFSNAARNPGRSTLTVGLIASAAFLIVAIGAFRLSPTEKGSGGMDLIAESSQPLYRNLNTEEGRLETGFSAEEEQQLADTTILSLRVQPGDDASCLNLYQSNSPRVLGVTPSMIAYYDQPEVTSFEWAASAAEGEAAQQNPWHLLEQKADGIETPIPVVLDKNTAMYALHLYAGIGEQFTTTDDDGRETKYIVAGLLSNSIFQGNLLIGETNFLERYPDVSGYEMFLVRTPAGESTEVAQILESRLADQGFDTVSAQQMLTSLLAVQNTYLSTFQSLGALGLLLGTFGLAAVQLRTILERRAELALLRAAGFAGSRLQSLVLRETMLLLFGGLLFGVLSALVTVVPHMLFGDASVPFASLATMLGVILIVGLISSTLAVRSALRGNIVPALRGS, encoded by the coding sequence ATGAATCGTTGGCGTTTGGTCCTGCGAAGTGCTCAGCAGTTTTGGCAAACCAACTTGGCCGTGCTGTTGGGTGTTGCCGCGGCAACGGCCGTCTTGACAGGCGCACTGATCATCGGCGACTCGGTCCGCGGTAGTCTCCGCGACTTGGCCCTGTCCCGCTTAGGATCGATTCAAGAAATCTTGTTGGCCGATCGTTTCTTTCGTCCGAATGTCGCCGAGCAGATCGCTCAGCAAAACGAAAACGCGACGACCGTTCCCATTGTGCTGATGCAAGGGACGCTGCAAACCGTTGGTGGTAGCCCCGACGATCCGACCAGAGTGGCCGGCAACTTGGCCGTGCTTGGCATTGAGGAAACCTTCTGGCAACTAGGAGACGTTCCTGGCTGGACGCCTACGCCAATTGGAGACGAAGAGATCATCCTCAACCAGCCTCTCGCCGACGAACTCGGTGTGAAGCAAGGAGATCAAGTCACGTTGCGATTGCCAGGCGGTAACGATGTCCCCGCCGATAGCCCGCTCGGCCGCAAAACGGCAGAAACGCAAAGCTTGCCACGGTTGACGGTGAAAGCGATCATCCCAGCCGAAGGACTCGGTCGATTCGGAATGCACCCCACGCAGCAGTTGCCGATGAATGCCTACGCATCTAAAGCGGCTCTGCAAGATGCGTTAGAACAAGACGACCGCGTCAACGCCGTGCTGGTCAGTCACCCAGAGGGCCAGACGCTCGACCTCAGTAAACTCTTCCTGACGCTGGCCGACTACAACTTCGAGCTGACCCAAGTCGAACAAACGTTCCAGCCAGAAGATGGCCAGCAGCAGACGATCTTCGATTATTGGCAACTCACCTCCAGCCGGATGATCTTCAGCAACACGGCCGCCGATGCCGTCGAAAACGATTTTCGGGGAGACGCGCACCCGACGTTTACTTACCTGGCCACGTCGATCGGCAAAGGGGAATTGCCCTCTGGTGACGATACCGATGCCATTCCCTACTCGACCGTCACGGCGCTGCAAGCCAGCGATCTCGATTACCCACTGCTCGATCTCGATGGCAATCGCATCGACCAGATTGGCCCCGACGAGGTGGTGCTGAACTCTTGGACCGCCAATCAACTTGATGCCAAAGTCGGCGATACGATCTACCTGAAATACTTCGAGCCTGAAAGCTCGCATGGCGAAGCGAAAGAGACCGGACAAACGTTTCGGCTGGTCGCGATCACGCCCCTTACTGAGCCGGACCAACCTTTCCGGCGGCGGCGTCCTCCGGTGTTCGAGACCGCACCTACGACGGCGAACGATCCCGATTACACGCCGGTCGTGGAAGGGATTACCGATCAAGATTCGATTGACGACTGGGATCCGCCGTTTCCGTACGACAACAGTCGCATCGACGGCGACGACGACGCCTACTGGGAGAACTACCGCACGACTCCCAAAGCGTTTATTGCCCTGCAGACCGGTCAAAAACTGTGGGGTAGCCGCTTCGGCGACGTGACTTCGTTTCGCTTTCCGGCCAAGAAGTATACCGACGAACATGCGCTGCAATCGAAGATCGAAGACGCTCTAGCCCCTCATCGCCAGCAGCTCGGCTTTCAGCTGCTGACGGTCCGACAAGATGCGTTGCGGGCAGCGGCCGGGACAACCCCCTTCAACGTGCTGTTCATGGGGTTCTCGATGTTCATTATTGCTTCGGCGTTGATGTTGGTTTCTCTGCTGTTCCGGCTGGGACTCGAACAACGCAGCCAACAGATCGGCTTGCTGCAAGCGGTGGGTCTCACGCGTCAAACGACCCAAGGCTTACTCATGCGCGAAGCAGGCCTCGTCGCGCTGTTAGGTAGCATCGCTGGGGTGATCATCGGAATTGGCTATGCCTGGCTGATGTTGGCTGGCCTGCGAACGTGGTGGCTCGGAGCGGTAGTGACACCGTTTCTGTTTTTGCACTTGGACAACCCTAGCAGCTTGTTGATTGGCCTGGTCAGCGGTTCGCTGGTTTGCTGGCTGACGATCTATTTCGGCATGCGTGGCCTGAAGAAGCTCTCTGTCCGCGGACTTTTGCAAGGCAGCACCACCGACACGCAGCAAACGTTCGGCAAGCGTGGACGCTGGGCGCTGCTGACTGGGTTCTTCTGCGGCATCGCGGCAGTGGGGCTTTCGATCCTGGCGACAAGCCTTGGCGGTGAAGCCCAAGCCGGCGCGTTCTTTGGTTCCGGAGCGATGGTGCTGTCGGCTTGCCTGCTGCTGTTATGGCATGCGATGCGAAGCGGTTTCGGCTCGGCAAGCGAGTCGTCGTTCTCGCTCGGTCAATTGGCGTTTAGTAATGCCGCGCGAAACCCTGGCCGCAGCACGCTGACGGTCGGTCTGATCGCGTCGGCCGCGTTTCTGATTGTCGCGATCGGTGCCTTCCGGCTTTCCCCCACTGAAAAAGGATCTGGCGGCATGGACCTGATTGCGGAAAGCTCGCAGCCACTGTACCGCAACTTGAACACCGAGGAAGGTCGTCTCGAAACAGGCTTCTCGGCCGAGGAAGAACAACAGCTGGCCGACACCACCATTCTTTCCCTCCGCGTGCAGCCGGGGGATGATGCGAGCTGTTTGAATCTCTACCAATCCAACAGCCCCCGCGTGCTGGGCGTCACGCCAAGCATGATCGCCTACTACGATCAGCCTGAGGTCACGTCGTTCGAGTGGGCAGCTTCGGCGGCGGAAGGAGAGGCAGCCCAGCAAAATCCATGGCATCTGCTCGAGCAGAAAGCAGACGGCATCGAAACGCCGATCCCAGTTGTTCTCGATAAGAACACCGCCATGTATGCACTGCACTTGTATGCCGGCATCGGCGAGCAGTTTACCACCACCGACGACGATGGCCGCGAAACCAAGTACATCGTCGCCGGCCTCCTTTCCAACAGCATCTTCCAAGGTAATTTGCTGATCGGCGAAACCAACTTCCTGGAACGCTATCCCGACGTGAGCGGGTACGAGATGTTCCTCGTTCGGACGCCTGCCGGCGAGTCGACCGAAGTGGCTCAGATCCTGGAAAGCCGCCTCGCGGATCAAGGGTTCGATACCGTTTCCGCCCAGCAGATGCTGACCAGTTTGTTGGCAGTGCAGAACACCTACCTCTCGACGTTCCAAAGCCTCGGAGCACTCGGGCTGCTGCTCGGTACGTTTGGGCTCGCCGCGGTTCAGCTTCGAACCATTTTGGAACGCCGCGCTGAACTCGCACTGCTTCGTGCGGCAGGGTTCGCCGGTTCGCGGTTGCAATCGCTTGTCCTCCGCGAGACCATGCTGCTGCTCTTCGGAGGGCTGCTGTTTGGCGTGCTCTCCGCATTGGTCACTGTCGTGCCGCACATGCTGTTTGGCGATGCCTCGGTTCCGTTTGCGTCGCTCGCAACCATGCTCGGTGTCATTCTGATCGTTGGTCTGATCAGCAGCACGCTGGCAGTACGCTCCGCCCTTCGCGGCAACATCGTCCCCGCGTTACGTGGCAGTTGA
- a CDS encoding amidohydrolase, whose translation MSDAALTPQQQMDAIDLQMAHLWMVRTFLKHAEETEEDDELQEVARTLYDYMLALGPAVQAGDPAAYMKQAKKKFSKLRKACELFEEIQPEISDHTNFQMAAISCRQVVNNVEAVLGASTNA comes from the coding sequence ATGAGTGATGCTGCATTGACCCCTCAGCAACAGATGGACGCCATCGATTTGCAGATGGCGCATTTGTGGATGGTTCGGACGTTCCTCAAGCATGCCGAGGAAACGGAAGAAGATGACGAACTGCAGGAAGTGGCCCGAACGCTTTACGATTACATGCTCGCGCTCGGTCCCGCCGTCCAAGCAGGCGATCCGGCCGCCTACATGAAACAGGCCAAGAAGAAGTTCAGCAAACTCCGCAAAGCGTGCGAGCTATTCGAAGAGATCCAGCCCGAAATCTCCGACCACACCAACTTCCAAATGGCCGCCATCAGCTGCCGCCAGGTGGTCAACAACGTCGAAGCCGTGCTCGGTGCTAGCACGAACGCTTAA
- the rfaE2 gene encoding D-glycero-beta-D-manno-heptose 1-phosphate adenylyltransferase, with translation MSLPPLLQAFKSMRPARVLVLGDMILDRYTYGNAQRISQESPVIVLHADDQELRLGGAANVCNMLRGLDCHVVAAGVHGRDESGTQMVELAQQSGIDTRLIACDASRPTTLKERFVGRAGSRHPSQILRVDHEKTEPIADWLVDKIYDGIENQIEDFDVILISDYAKGVCTPQLLQKVIQLANEHNIPTLVDPMRGHDYQRYCGATLLKANRIETELATGVSLRAVSDASAAGSQLCQQLDLQDVIVTLDRDGMALVNRNGTSSHFPTQARSVYDITGAGDMVLAMLGACLGSGLNKEDSVRLANVAAGLEVEKSGVAVIPLSEIEAELRTDLLPGQKKIITHEQIASIAEEHRRRGEKIVFTNGCFDLLHFGHVSNLTEASKMGEVLVVGLNSDESVSKLKGPTRPVISETERSAMLAALSCVDYVVVFGEDTPYELIKAVRPDVLVKGGHYVPEEIPGYDILQEYGGEIRLVDIVGGFSTTDIIQKVAANETIRRTAA, from the coding sequence ATGAGCCTCCCCCCGCTCTTGCAAGCGTTCAAATCGATGCGTCCTGCCCGGGTTTTAGTCCTGGGAGACATGATTCTCGACCGCTACACGTACGGCAACGCCCAGCGGATCAGCCAGGAATCGCCGGTCATTGTGCTGCATGCCGACGACCAGGAACTGCGTCTGGGTGGTGCTGCCAATGTCTGTAACATGCTGCGGGGTCTCGACTGCCACGTTGTTGCTGCCGGCGTGCATGGCCGCGACGAGTCTGGCACGCAAATGGTCGAGCTCGCCCAGCAGTCTGGCATCGATACGCGTCTGATTGCCTGCGATGCTTCCCGGCCCACCACGCTGAAAGAACGCTTCGTCGGTCGAGCCGGTTCGCGGCACCCCAGCCAGATTCTTCGTGTCGATCACGAAAAGACCGAACCGATCGCCGATTGGCTGGTCGACAAAATCTACGACGGCATCGAGAACCAGATCGAAGATTTCGACGTCATTTTGATCTCGGACTATGCCAAAGGGGTCTGCACCCCGCAGCTGCTGCAAAAAGTCATTCAGCTGGCCAACGAACACAACATTCCGACCCTCGTCGATCCAATGCGAGGGCACGACTACCAGCGTTACTGCGGTGCGACGCTGCTGAAAGCAAACCGTATCGAAACGGAACTGGCCACCGGCGTTTCGCTGCGTGCGGTTTCCGATGCCTCTGCAGCTGGCAGTCAGCTTTGCCAACAACTCGATCTGCAAGACGTGATCGTCACGCTCGATCGCGACGGTATGGCTTTGGTCAATCGGAATGGTACCTCCAGTCATTTCCCCACCCAGGCCCGCAGCGTGTACGACATCACCGGAGCCGGTGACATGGTCCTGGCCATGCTCGGGGCTTGTCTTGGTAGTGGTTTGAACAAAGAAGACTCGGTTCGCCTGGCCAACGTTGCCGCCGGACTGGAAGTCGAAAAGTCAGGCGTCGCCGTCATTCCGCTCTCCGAAATCGAAGCCGAACTGCGAACCGACTTGCTGCCTGGTCAGAAGAAGATTATCACGCACGAGCAAATTGCTTCGATCGCCGAAGAACATCGTCGTCGGGGCGAGAAAATCGTTTTCACCAACGGCTGCTTCGACCTTTTGCATTTTGGTCATGTGAGCAACCTGACCGAAGCGTCGAAGATGGGCGAAGTGCTCGTGGTTGGCTTGAACAGCGACGAAAGTGTTTCCAAGCTGAAAGGCCCCACGCGTCCCGTGATCAGCGAGACCGAACGCTCCGCGATGCTGGCCGCTTTGTCGTGTGTCGATTACGTGGTCGTCTTCGGCGAAGACACGCCGTACGAACTGATTAAAGCGGTCCGTCCCGACGTGCTGGTCAAAGGAGGCCACTACGTGCCGGAAGAAATTCCCGGGTACGACATCCTGCAGGAATATGGCGGCGAGATTCGCCTGGTCGATATCGTGGGTGGCTTCTCGACGACCGACATCATCCAGAAGGTCGCCGCGAACGAAACCATCCGCCGCACGGCCGCCTAA
- the waaF gene encoding lipopolysaccharide heptosyltransferase II: MSGSRNIAVVLPNWIGDVVMATPTLRAIREGLSPGDRVVGIMKPYVQDVLAGTNFLDDVILWNKKSNDASQRFLSVVKKIRQQRFDQAILLPNSMSSAGLAYLGGAKERVGYRRYGRGPLLTHALNPPTENGKRIPVSAVDYYLSLAELAGYDVRTRHCELGFTEVDDLRAQVLWRQYRFFERRVIVFNTGGAYGGAKHWPADYYTVFARRLVEDPRNAVLLICGPSERETVAQIQREVNHPFVRSLAEENPSIGLSKAVINMASLMITTDSGPRHFAAAFNTPSVAIFGPTDPRWAENYNPHELILSSGADCAPCAERECPLKHHRCMRDLAVEDVLRAAQRQLDWQTDQSKVA; encoded by the coding sequence ATGTCTGGCTCACGAAACATCGCGGTCGTTTTGCCCAATTGGATTGGCGACGTCGTCATGGCGACGCCAACATTGCGAGCAATTCGCGAAGGCCTATCGCCAGGCGATCGCGTTGTCGGCATCATGAAGCCATACGTTCAAGATGTGCTGGCCGGTACCAACTTCCTGGACGACGTGATCCTGTGGAATAAGAAGTCGAACGACGCGAGCCAACGCTTTCTGAGCGTGGTGAAGAAGATTCGCCAGCAACGTTTCGATCAGGCCATCTTGCTGCCCAACTCGATGAGCTCTGCCGGACTGGCTTACCTTGGCGGTGCGAAAGAGCGAGTCGGTTATCGTCGCTACGGCCGTGGTCCCCTGCTGACTCACGCATTGAATCCACCGACTGAAAACGGCAAACGCATTCCTGTTTCGGCCGTCGACTATTATCTTTCCCTCGCCGAGCTTGCCGGCTATGACGTTCGCACGCGTCACTGCGAACTTGGCTTCACCGAAGTGGACGACCTGCGTGCCCAAGTGCTTTGGCGTCAGTACCGCTTCTTCGAACGCCGCGTGATTGTCTTCAACACCGGCGGAGCCTACGGCGGCGCGAAGCATTGGCCGGCTGACTATTACACGGTGTTTGCCCGGCGTTTGGTTGAAGACCCACGCAATGCGGTACTGCTGATTTGCGGCCCGAGCGAGCGTGAGACGGTCGCCCAAATCCAGCGCGAAGTGAACCACCCATTCGTTCGCAGTCTCGCCGAAGAGAATCCGAGCATCGGCTTGAGCAAAGCGGTGATCAACATGGCGTCGCTGATGATCACGACCGATTCCGGCCCACGTCATTTCGCCGCGGCATTCAACACGCCGTCCGTAGCGATTTTCGGCCCGACCGATCCACGCTGGGCAGAGAACTATAACCCGCACGAGCTGATCCTTTCGTCCGGCGCCGACTGTGCCCCGTGCGCGGAGCGAGAGTGCCCCTTGAAGCATCACCGCTGCATGCGAGATCTGGCGGTGGAAGATGTGCTGCGAGCGGCCCAACGGCAACTCGATTGGCAAACCGATCAGAGCAAAGTGGCCTAA
- a CDS encoding BON domain-containing protein, which translates to MISSSMKDIRSRVATALAASNVPRLRFIQVELDDSHENAVCLSGRVASFYQKQLAQEVVRAIDREVEVRNNLSVEEPSAS; encoded by the coding sequence ATGATCAGTTCCTCGATGAAAGACATTCGCTCGCGCGTGGCTACGGCGCTGGCGGCCAGCAATGTCCCCCGCCTCCGATTCATTCAGGTCGAACTCGACGACTCGCACGAGAACGCCGTTTGCCTCAGTGGACGTGTCGCTTCCTTCTATCAGAAACAGCTCGCCCAAGAGGTCGTTCGGGCCATCGATCGTGAAGTCGAAGTGCGGAACAATCTTAGCGTCGAAGAGCCTTCCGCGTCGTAG
- the cysC gene encoding adenylyl-sulfate kinase, producing MSDNVEITWHDHHVSRADREKLNGHSGGVVWFTGLSGSGKSTVANAVDAKLHQLGIHTFLLDGDNVRHGLNASPKILEESYSPEVAKRFGLGFGADDRAENIRRIGAVADLFCQAGVLVLTAFVSPYRADRDAVRKIVETSGNAGDFLEVFVDTPLEICEQRDPKGLYKKARAGEIKGFTGIDDPYEAPSQPELHLAGGDCSPDQLADQVIEQLRKLGKVPQV from the coding sequence ATGTCCGATAACGTCGAAATCACCTGGCACGATCACCATGTTTCTCGCGCCGATCGAGAGAAACTTAATGGGCACAGCGGCGGCGTTGTTTGGTTCACTGGGCTCAGCGGTAGCGGAAAAAGCACCGTCGCGAATGCGGTCGACGCGAAGCTGCATCAACTCGGAATTCACACGTTCCTGCTCGATGGCGACAACGTCCGTCATGGCTTGAACGCGAGTCCCAAGATCTTGGAAGAAAGCTACTCGCCAGAGGTCGCCAAGCGATTCGGTTTAGGCTTCGGGGCAGACGATCGGGCCGAGAATATTCGGCGAATCGGCGCGGTCGCGGATCTCTTCTGCCAAGCCGGAGTGCTCGTGCTGACAGCGTTCGTCAGTCCCTATCGGGCCGATCGCGACGCCGTTCGTAAGATAGTCGAAACGAGCGGAAACGCTGGGGACTTTCTCGAAGTGTTCGTCGATACGCCGCTGGAAATCTGCGAGCAACGCGATCCGAAAGGGCTGTACAAAAAGGCTCGGGCCGGTGAGATCAAAGGGTTTACGGGAATCGACGATCCGTATGAAGCTCCGAGTCAGCCGGAACTCCATTTAGCAGGTGGTGATTGCTCGCCAGATCAGCTAGCGGATCAAGTAATCGAACAGCTGCGAAAGCTCGGTAAAGTGCCGCAAGTTTAA
- a CDS encoding acyl-CoA dehydrogenase family protein codes for MTDKEIITPDSDNLGALCAQLSEKAKSLQTAQDWPAEQLQICADHGVFRWFIAQEQGGLGWTPEDVVRGYLELSAACLTTTFVITQRTGACRRIASSENERLKQSLLPDLLSGQTFATVGISHLTTSRQHLKKPALLATEVEGGYQLDGYSPWVTGAKEADTLVVGASLEDGRQMLLAVPTTAAGIEVGAPAELVGLSASQTGPVNFNGTFCPQDWLLDGPREDVMKKGKGANTGGLETSTLAVGLSTAAYRYLVEQREKRTEFAQPTEHFEAELESLKNDLLAAASGEPQCDPMQIRSRANSLVLRITQAALSSAKGAGYLQGHPVGRWCQEALFFLVWSCPANVLSANLCELARIEG; via the coding sequence ATGACCGATAAAGAAATCATTACGCCCGATTCAGACAACCTTGGGGCACTTTGTGCGCAGCTAAGCGAAAAGGCAAAATCTCTGCAAACCGCGCAAGATTGGCCAGCAGAGCAGCTACAAATTTGTGCAGACCATGGGGTCTTTCGCTGGTTCATCGCTCAAGAGCAGGGCGGTCTGGGGTGGACGCCGGAAGATGTCGTGCGTGGATATCTCGAACTTTCAGCCGCATGTTTGACTACCACATTTGTCATCACGCAGCGAACAGGGGCATGCCGACGAATTGCCTCGAGCGAGAACGAACGGCTCAAGCAGTCGCTATTGCCAGATCTCTTATCAGGGCAGACGTTCGCGACGGTGGGAATCTCGCACTTAACCACCAGCCGGCAACACTTGAAGAAGCCGGCATTGCTCGCAACGGAAGTCGAAGGGGGCTACCAACTTGATGGATATAGCCCATGGGTAACTGGCGCGAAGGAAGCGGACACTTTGGTGGTGGGGGCCAGTTTGGAAGACGGCCGGCAAATGCTGCTCGCTGTTCCAACAACGGCAGCAGGAATTGAAGTCGGGGCCCCTGCAGAGCTAGTCGGCTTGTCGGCGAGTCAAACAGGACCGGTCAACTTCAACGGGACGTTCTGCCCGCAAGACTGGCTGCTCGATGGACCTCGCGAAGATGTCATGAAGAAGGGGAAAGGGGCAAACACGGGCGGCCTGGAAACTTCGACGTTGGCCGTAGGACTTTCGACCGCTGCGTATCGATACCTCGTCGAACAGCGAGAAAAACGAACCGAATTCGCGCAGCCGACCGAGCACTTCGAGGCCGAGCTCGAGTCCCTCAAAAACGACCTCCTAGCGGCTGCTTCAGGAGAGCCTCAGTGCGATCCAATGCAGATCCGTTCGCGTGCCAACAGCTTGGTTCTGCGGATCACGCAGGCCGCCCTAAGTTCAGCCAAGGGAGCCGGTTACCTGCAAGGGCATCCGGTCGGACGATGGTGCCAGGAAGCGCTGTTTTTCCTTGTCTGGAGCTGTCCTGCGAACGTCCTGTCCGCGAACTTGTGCGAACTTGCTAGAATTGAGGGCTAA